AAATCGATCCTCAAGAAGCTTAAGAAATCGGGTTTGGAGGTGGCTTGGATCAAGACCGGGAAGCCGGATACTTACGGCAGCCATGGTCATGGATACTATCAAACTAATCCATGTCTTCAGTACCCTAATTACCATTACAACACCAACTATGGTGATCCCTATTTTCCCAACCCACCACATTTTGAGCCATATGGTTACTATTCCACTCGTTACTATTAGAGCTGTTCATCATAGGCAaatgggatttttttttttttaaagaaaaaaaccatttgttttatgatttttttttgtttgacgTTTTTTTAGGATAACCTTTTATTTACATGatcgatgaatctattttattattaggaTTCATATTCGATGTATCATATTTTATGACATTAAAATCCTCGAATCCGTTTATTTTTAGGATTCATATTGATGTAAACCAGAGTTTTTTTAATGATATTGGAACTCTTATGTTTACATAATCTATAATAAGGACTTGATTTTGTTtatactttgttttcttttttattttttgaagtaAGTTTATACTTTGTTTTCATTAATAAGAAAtgggttttttatttttttcaatttcttctttcTGTTTATCTAATCACTGAAATTAGGTTGACAAGGGTCTTTTCTATCTTAACTAGTAGTCAAGTGTTTGATCTTCGCCCTGGGTATAAAGTAGCTTTAAAACTCGTGGTTAACATTTACTCCTTTAATGAACCTATAAAATACGGTTAATTAGTTACTGAGATCACTCTGATAgatacattaaaaaataaaaaataaaaaaatttcgccAGCCTTGTTATTTTCCATGAGTTTTACATTACAGCATTTTGTTTTTTCTTCATCTATACCAAGCATAAAATGGAGTAGTATTGACTAGATTTTAGTGTAGTTGTTTAAATCTTAACATTGATTATAAATCATTCACGGAAAATTAAGTTCAAAAAATTGGATTGAATTGTCTATTGATTCTTAGATCGATTGGTACAAGTATTATTGTCAAATATTAATGTAGAAGGACGTGAGTTTGAGTGTGCTGAAGCTTATTATTCTGTTATTTATGAGTTGGAGAGAGACTATAGATAGTTTTAAGCATTttgtaaaaataaacaaatataatcacaactttatttataaaataaaataaagaaattgtGATGATCAATAACGGAAATTTCAAGTTTGATGCAAATTATTAGTCCTTAAAACGAATTAAAGAAGCGAAGatcttaattaattttattaattaagccACAATTAAGTGATGTTGTTTATAATTAGAATTGAGTGGAAAAGATTAGATAAGAAAATCCCGTGGATTGAATAATGGAGAAAATCTCTCAAAAAAATcccaagtttaattttttttttggttaaatcacTTTTTAGGCTTAAATTTGGTAACTACTGTTAATTTTTGAACTTAACAATTGTTCCGGCATTgggatttaaatttttttgattgTCCCTGGTACTTCTTTGAAAACCCTAAAGTTTTAAACCCCAATGTGGGAATAATTATCAAGTTTAATATCTAATATGTGAACAATTGTTAAGTTCAAATCCTAATATTGGAACAATTGTCAAATTCATGTACTGATTTGGACAAAAGAAAAAGAGGTTCAAGATCCAATGTCGAAATCATTACTTATTTTAAGCCCCAATATGAGAATGATTATCAATTTTAAGGATCAATATATAGACCAAACAAAAGCTTAAATCCCAATATATTAGTTTGTCAAGTTtagacaaaaaataaaataaaattattacttatATTTTTTATTCTTCATGTAATGTCTTAATTTTTTGCATTTCCATACTATAAATTATGTTTGATCTTTGTAAtcctaatatatatttttttaaatgtaaACAAAGCTATGTTTCCATTATACTTGCTCTTAGGCAGAGCCATCCGGTCCGACACGAAGGTTAGTTTGAAAAGTGGGAGGATTTTAG
This is a stretch of genomic DNA from Gossypium arboreum isolate Shixiya-1 chromosome 11, ASM2569848v2, whole genome shotgun sequence. It encodes these proteins:
- the LOC108477918 gene encoding uncharacterized protein LOC108477918: MFSSSEQYLSFGLRVDPQSPGWYENLTKILKLIKGATYTIDAEQGMALISGLANSKSILKKLKKSGLEVAWIKTGKPDTYGSHGHGYYQTNPCLQYPNYHYNTNYGDPYFPNPPHFEPYGYYSTRYY